In Desulfobulbaceae bacterium, a genomic segment contains:
- the pdxA gene encoding 4-hydroxythreonine-4-phosphate dehydrogenase PdxA: MGCPVGIGPEIILKSYRDSNSFAARAVIFGDIHVLQKCAAAMGLEVKFIPWLPGERCGKEAIYVCQVPETDNGVDLSRHKLVWGKPDTTTGQAMASYIIRAVAAVQQGQVAALVTCPITKTALNAAGYKYPGHTEMLADLCHSTEYAMMMAGKSLRVTLVTIHQALSEVAKHLSVDAVCRLIDLTARSLQTDFGIASPRIAVAGFNPHAGEDGLFGDEEQRVIGPAVTRSSDMWNVKGPFPPDTVFNHAVSGKFDAVVCMYHDQGLIPFKLLHFADGVNVTIGLPIVRTSVDHGTAYDIAGKGVASPESLLAAFQMAAEIANNRLKILL, translated from the coding sequence ATGGGCTGTCCGGTTGGGATCGGACCTGAAATTATCCTGAAAAGTTATCGGGATAGTAACTCTTTTGCGGCAAGGGCGGTAATTTTTGGCGATATTCATGTTCTGCAAAAATGCGCCGCCGCCATGGGTCTGGAGGTAAAGTTTATTCCTTGGTTGCCCGGCGAGCGTTGTGGTAAGGAGGCGATCTACGTCTGTCAGGTTCCAGAGACTGATAACGGGGTTGATTTGAGCCGGCATAAGCTCGTCTGGGGAAAGCCTGATACGACTACAGGCCAAGCCATGGCATCTTACATAATCCGGGCTGTTGCCGCAGTTCAACAGGGGCAGGTTGCAGCTCTTGTGACCTGTCCGATTACCAAAACAGCTTTGAATGCCGCCGGCTATAAATACCCAGGTCATACTGAAATGCTGGCGGACTTGTGCCATAGCACAGAGTATGCGATGATGATGGCTGGTAAATCTTTACGGGTGACACTGGTTACAATTCATCAAGCCTTAAGCGAGGTTGCAAAGCATTTATCTGTGGACGCGGTCTGTCGATTAATTGACCTTACAGCTCGTTCGTTACAGACGGATTTTGGTATTGCCAGCCCCAGGATAGCAGTCGCAGGTTTTAATCCTCATGCCGGTGAAGATGGACTTTTTGGTGATGAAGAACAAAGAGTTATTGGCCCAGCGGTAACGAGATCATCTGATATGTGGAATGTAAAAGGCCCTTTTCCTCCGGACACTGTTTTTAATCACGCTGTCAGTGGTAAATTTGATGCTGTGGTCTGCATGTACCATGACCAGGGGCTAATTCCTTTTAAATTACTGCATTTTGCTGATGGCGTAAATGTGACTATCGGACTACCGATTGTGCGAACCTCAGTTGATCATGGGACTGCATATGATATAGCAGGGAAGGGTGTTGCCAGTCCGGAAAGCTTGCTTGCAGCATTCCAAATGGCGGCTGAGATCGCCAATAATCGTTTAAAGATTCTGTTATAG
- a CDS encoding ribonuclease HII, giving the protein MKNGNLRGEPQFLFPLFEEKDTFSFERELARQGYRAIAGVDEVGRGPLAGPVVAASVILPPSCDFSVFDDSKKLSAKTREHLYDVLKANGAIIGVGVISEAKIDRVNILQASLLAMKKSQEQLALKPDFLLVDGKFPVPVALAQHALIKGDSRSASIAAASIVAKVTRDALMTAYHRQYPHYNFLKNKGYPTAEHRKALEVHGPCPIHRKSFAGVKEFFAPKVVVAGD; this is encoded by the coding sequence ATGAAAAACGGAAATTTACGTGGAGAGCCTCAATTCTTATTCCCCTTATTCGAAGAAAAAGATACGTTTTCTTTTGAGCGAGAACTTGCCCGACAAGGCTATCGGGCAATCGCCGGGGTTGATGAGGTCGGACGTGGGCCCTTGGCCGGGCCAGTTGTTGCCGCCAGTGTGATTCTTCCTCCTTCCTGTGATTTTTCCGTATTTGATGACTCCAAAAAATTGTCAGCTAAAACCCGTGAACATCTTTATGATGTTCTTAAAGCAAATGGTGCGATAATCGGTGTTGGCGTTATATCCGAAGCCAAAATTGATCGCGTCAATATTCTGCAGGCATCGCTATTGGCTATGAAAAAATCCCAAGAGCAATTAGCACTTAAACCAGATTTTCTTTTAGTTGATGGCAAGTTTCCAGTTCCTGTCGCTCTTGCTCAGCACGCGCTTATTAAGGGTGATTCGCGTAGTGCTTCAATCGCGGCAGCTTCGATTGTTGCAAAGGTAACTCGTGATGCCTTGATGACTGCGTATCATCGGCAATATCCGCACTATAATTTTCTTAAAAACAAAGGCTATCCGACAGCGGAGCATCGTAAGGCACTGGAGGTTCACGGCCCCTGTCCTATCCACCGCAAATCGTTTGCCGGGGTTAAGGAGTTTTTCGCGCCAAAGGTGGTTGTTGCCGGTGACTAA
- a CDS encoding YraN family protein has protein sequence MPVTNKQLGMHGEELAARYLEKKGYCIKEMNFRVRAGEVDVIALDHDVLVFVEVKTRTGLCYGVPAEAVTYKKQQQISKAALAYINQYELHDCDARFDVLSVMIKANEKPQFDLIKNAFDLSYD, from the coding sequence TTGCCGGTGACTAATAAGCAACTGGGCATGCATGGCGAAGAACTTGCTGCTCGATACCTTGAAAAGAAAGGGTATTGTATTAAAGAAATGAATTTCAGGGTTCGTGCTGGAGAGGTTGATGTTATTGCTCTAGATCACGATGTACTGGTGTTTGTGGAGGTGAAGACCAGAACTGGTCTGTGCTATGGTGTTCCAGCAGAAGCAGTTACCTACAAAAAACAGCAACAGATCTCTAAAGCTGCATTGGCATATATCAATCAGTACGAGTTACACGACTGCGATGCCCGGTTTGATGTACTTTCCGTCATGATTAAAGCGAACGAAAAGCCACAGTTTGATCTCATTAAAAATGCATTTGACCTAAGCTATGATTAA
- a CDS encoding dTMP kinase: MKRTGLLIVFEGIDGTGKTTQIRLLAEQLHKRGLDVIATREPTDGTYGQKIRALYSNRNSVTKEEELALFIRDRKEHVERLINPALRQGKVVLTDRYYLSTAAYQGAAGIDSESILKINEEFAPRPDLAIIIELPVEESVLRIEKYRKESLNDFEQEESLRRVSQAFSGMKRDFIRRVDGLKNIDAVHQEIMVYVEQLLE, encoded by the coding sequence ATGAAACGAACAGGTCTTTTAATTGTTTTCGAGGGCATTGATGGCACCGGGAAAACAACGCAGATACGATTGTTGGCCGAACAATTACATAAACGTGGTTTGGATGTGATTGCGACCAGAGAGCCAACAGATGGAACCTATGGGCAGAAGATTCGAGCGCTTTATTCAAATCGTAACTCGGTAACAAAAGAGGAAGAGTTGGCACTGTTTATTCGCGACCGGAAGGAACATGTTGAAAGGCTTATTAACCCAGCTCTGCGTCAAGGTAAGGTTGTTCTGACTGACCGGTATTATCTCTCAACGGCTGCCTATCAAGGTGCTGCCGGCATCGATTCTGAGTCTATTCTTAAAATAAATGAGGAGTTTGCTCCACGCCCGGATCTGGCAATTATTATTGAATTACCAGTTGAAGAGTCGGTGCTGAGAATCGAGAAGTATAGAAAGGAGTCCTTGAACGATTTTGAGCAGGAAGAGTCTCTGCGTCGAGTTTCACAGGCATTTTCAGGCATGAAACGGGATTTTATTCGTCGAGTTGATGGGCTTAAAAATATTGACGCTGTGCATCAAGAAATCATGGTATATGTTGAACAACTGCTTGAGTAA
- the rplS gene encoding 50S ribosomal protein L19 translates to MNMLDKIERESMRFDLPDFRPGDTVSVHIRIIEGEKERVQIFKGVVLKRKRGGMGAHFTVRKMSHGVGVEKTFALHSPRLEKIEVDTLGRVKRSRLYYLRDLRGKAARIKERGMR, encoded by the coding sequence ATGAATATGTTAGACAAAATTGAAAGAGAAAGTATGCGTTTTGACCTGCCGGATTTCCGTCCAGGTGATACCGTCAGTGTTCACATCAGAATCATTGAGGGTGAGAAAGAACGTGTGCAGATATTTAAAGGTGTTGTTTTGAAACGCAAACGTGGTGGCATGGGTGCTCATTTTACAGTACGTAAAATGTCTCATGGTGTAGGCGTGGAAAAAACCTTTGCCTTACATTCACCTCGTCTTGAAAAGATTGAGGTTGATACCCTGGGTCGTGTAAAACGATCTCGTCTTTACTACCTCAGGGATTTACGTGGTAAAGCAGCTCGAATTAAAGAAAGGGGTATGCGGTAA
- a CDS encoding RNA methyltransferase, translating to MKVDVALIHYPVCNRNNELIGSAVTNLDLHDIARASRTYGVDTFYVVTPFADQQKLVQEIIDHWQTGHGSRHNPDRKEAFSLIQLVDDVEQLFAVTQEKWGTKPLILATSAREMPNRHGYDEVKERLQRDEPVLLLFGTASGMSVELFDHVDAVLPPLGGVGSYNHLSVRSAVSIILDRLLGV from the coding sequence TTGAAGGTTGATGTTGCACTCATTCATTATCCGGTTTGTAATAGGAATAATGAGCTCATTGGCTCAGCAGTAACAAATCTTGACTTGCATGATATTGCTCGTGCAAGTCGTACTTATGGGGTTGATACGTTTTATGTCGTTACCCCTTTTGCTGACCAGCAAAAATTGGTTCAGGAGATAATTGATCACTGGCAGACTGGTCATGGTTCACGACACAACCCTGATAGAAAAGAGGCTTTTTCTTTAATCCAGTTGGTTGATGATGTTGAGCAGTTATTTGCAGTAACGCAAGAAAAGTGGGGGACGAAGCCACTGATACTTGCTACCTCGGCCCGCGAAATGCCCAATCGACATGGGTATGACGAGGTTAAAGAAAGGCTTCAACGAGATGAACCTGTATTGCTGTTGTTTGGCACTGCATCAGGAATGTCGGTGGAACTTTTTGATCACGTTGATGCAGTACTTCCTCCACTTGGCGGAGTTGGAAGTTATAATCATCTTTCTGTGCGTTCGGCTGTGTCTATAATCTTGGATAGGTTGTTGGGTGTTTAA